From Calothrix sp. PCC 6303, a single genomic window includes:
- a CDS encoding FAD-binding oxidoreductase has protein sequence MTINNFIVSLPGLEIITESTQVAKLSDDYHSFSPILTAKLAGKVGDVVVRPKNEAEVLKVAAACAKYKLPITMRGAGTGNYGQCVPIYGGVVLDLSKMQKILWVKPGVARVEAGVKLAALDKKAQEIGWEMRMTPSTYRTATIAGFVAGGSGGIGSIRHGLLNEEGNLLGLRVVTLEDEPRVMELRGSDIQKVNHAWGINGIITEVEIALGETYPWAEVIVIFPEFIAAAKFGQVLAATEDIIKKEVGIFADPIPQYFTGIHQYIPQGSHVALLMIAEQSLESLLGLVQQHEGEITYQKMAGEVTKGLPLAEYTWNHTTLHARSVDSSITYLQSVFPADNLATIQHLHEYFGDEVMMHLEFIRANGSIGSPGLQLVRYTNEARLNEIIRYHESHGVFIANPHSYLIEDGWKRAIASEQIDFKNMVDPYGLMNPGKSKVLQFHG, from the coding sequence ATGACAATTAATAACTTTATCGTCTCACTCCCAGGGTTAGAAATAATTACCGAATCTACCCAGGTTGCTAAATTATCCGATGATTATCACAGCTTTAGTCCCATCTTAACTGCGAAACTGGCAGGAAAAGTTGGGGATGTGGTGGTGCGTCCCAAAAATGAAGCTGAAGTATTAAAGGTAGCCGCAGCTTGTGCTAAGTATAAACTCCCCATCACCATGCGGGGTGCAGGTACAGGTAACTATGGGCAATGCGTCCCCATCTATGGTGGTGTAGTTCTCGACTTGTCTAAGATGCAGAAAATTCTGTGGGTTAAACCTGGTGTGGCAAGGGTGGAAGCAGGGGTAAAATTAGCGGCTTTAGATAAAAAAGCCCAGGAAATTGGCTGGGAAATGCGGATGACTCCCTCAACCTACCGTACTGCGACAATTGCTGGGTTTGTGGCTGGTGGGAGTGGGGGGATTGGTTCAATTCGTCACGGTTTATTGAATGAGGAGGGGAATTTATTGGGTTTGCGGGTGGTGACTTTGGAGGATGAACCTAGGGTGATGGAGTTACGGGGAAGTGATATCCAAAAAGTTAACCATGCTTGGGGGATTAACGGTATTATTACTGAGGTGGAAATTGCCTTGGGTGAAACTTATCCTTGGGCAGAAGTAATTGTGATTTTTCCTGAGTTTATAGCTGCTGCTAAGTTTGGACAAGTTTTAGCTGCCACAGAGGATATTATTAAGAAGGAAGTTGGGATTTTCGCAGATCCGATTCCCCAATACTTCACCGGAATTCACCAATACATTCCCCAAGGTAGTCATGTTGCGCTGTTGATGATTGCTGAACAGAGTTTGGAGTCGCTTTTGGGGTTGGTTCAACAACATGAAGGGGAAATTACTTACCAAAAAATGGCAGGTGAAGTGACAAAAGGTTTACCTTTAGCTGAATATACTTGGAATCATACTACCCTCCATGCCAGAAGTGTAGATTCTTCTATTACCTACCTCCAAAGTGTATTTCCTGCCGATAACTTGGCAACCATTCAGCATCTACATGAGTATTTTGGGGATGAAGTGATGATGCATTTGGAATTTATCCGCGCTAACGGGTCTATTGGTAGTCCTGGTTTACAATTGGTACGCTACACAAATGAAGCCCGTCTTAACGAAATTATCCGCTATCATGAATCACATGGGGTATTCATTGCCAACCCCCATAGCTATCTAATTGAGGACGGATGGAAAAGAGCGATCGCATCTGAGCAGATAGACTTTAAAAATATGGTAGATCCCTATGGGTTAATGAATCCTGGGAAAAGCAAAGTTTTACAATTTCACGGATAA
- a CDS encoding ABC transporter permease gives MSIDIGKLTRSIKKLINIDFIAPFTVGVAILFLWDILVRVTNTPPYILPTPILVFQTLITDWNELFPSLLITLQITIAAFISAAISGLLIAILFAQSRWIERSFFPYAVILQTTPIIAIAPLIIIWLRNNTFAALVVCAWIVAFFPIVSNTTIGLKSTDKNLVNLFQLYKASPWQTLIHLRLPGAMPYFLGSLKISGGLSLIGAIVAEFVAGTGGAKAGIAYQILISSYNLQIPRMFAALLMTTGLGVVIFVGLSAISSFILGKWHESAVNHEN, from the coding sequence ATGTCCATCGATATAGGCAAGCTAACAAGAAGTATCAAAAAGCTAATTAATATCGATTTTATCGCTCCATTTACCGTTGGTGTAGCGATATTATTCCTGTGGGATATTTTAGTCAGGGTCACAAACACACCACCCTACATTCTTCCTACACCCATCCTGGTATTCCAGACTCTGATTACAGATTGGAATGAACTTTTCCCCTCACTCCTCATCACACTTCAAATCACGATTGCAGCATTTATCAGCGCTGCTATCTCCGGTTTACTCATAGCTATTTTATTTGCCCAGAGTCGGTGGATAGAAAGAAGTTTTTTCCCTTATGCCGTCATTTTACAGACAACTCCCATTATAGCGATCGCGCCTTTGATCATTATTTGGTTAAGAAACAACACCTTTGCGGCTTTAGTAGTCTGTGCATGGATTGTGGCATTTTTCCCCATCGTCTCCAATACCACCATCGGACTCAAAAGCACCGACAAAAACCTGGTAAACCTCTTCCAACTCTACAAAGCTTCTCCTTGGCAAACCCTAATTCATCTACGCTTACCTGGTGCTATGCCTTATTTTTTAGGTAGTCTCAAAATTAGTGGGGGATTGTCATTAATTGGGGCAATAGTCGCCGAATTTGTCGCAGGTACCGGAGGTGCAAAAGCTGGCATTGCTTACCAGATATTAATTTCTAGCTACAACCTACAAATTCCCCGAATGTTTGCAGCACTTTTAATGACAACAGGTTTGGGAGTAGTAATTTTTGTTGGTTTGAGTGCTATATCTAGCTTTATATTAGGGAAGTGGCACGAAAGCGCAGTAAATCATGAAAATTAA
- a CDS encoding glycoside hydrolase family 10 protein, with the protein MQSWQYHTDDNCYENRMMDKFVNFGRYTRLSIYNRYKSWFLATLLVLSLVATSLSGMPLSAQTPIRELRGVWLTNIDSNVLFEKKRLNNALQKLKDLNFNVVYPTVWNWGWTLYPSQVAEGVIGKKLDPEPGLQGRDMLKEAVELGHAKNLKVIPWFEFGFMAPADSELAKRRPQWITNRSDGTKIWKEGTHDRVWLSPFRPDVQEFIQALIVEIVGKYDIDGIQFDDHFGLPGELGYDAYTVELYKKEHNGKAPPKDAKNPEWVRWRANKITEYLKRVFFAVKAVKKDCIISVAPNPQRFSYDYFLADWERWERMGLVEDLVLQIYRDDLKVFNDELNRPEVKAARKHIPVSIGILSGLKARFVPMQQIKTQVKSVRDRKFAGMSFFFYETLWNVTKEPATKRQRELKNLFPTPAIYPRIGT; encoded by the coding sequence ATGCAGTCGTGGCAGTATCATACGGATGATAATTGTTACGAAAATAGAATGATGGATAAATTTGTTAATTTTGGCAGATATACAAGGCTAAGTATCTACAATCGCTATAAATCTTGGTTTTTGGCAACTTTACTAGTCTTGAGTTTAGTTGCTACATCCCTCTCAGGGATGCCACTATCCGCACAGACTCCAATCCGAGAATTACGGGGAGTTTGGCTAACAAATATTGATAGTAATGTCTTATTTGAAAAAAAACGGCTGAATAATGCTTTACAGAAGCTGAAAGATTTAAATTTTAATGTTGTCTATCCAACTGTGTGGAATTGGGGTTGGACACTATATCCCAGTCAGGTTGCAGAAGGAGTTATTGGCAAAAAACTCGATCCTGAACCTGGTTTGCAAGGACGAGATATGCTGAAGGAAGCGGTGGAATTGGGACATGCGAAAAATCTGAAAGTCATTCCCTGGTTTGAGTTTGGTTTTATGGCACCAGCAGATTCCGAATTGGCTAAACGTCGTCCCCAATGGATCACAAACCGCAGTGATGGAACTAAAATTTGGAAGGAAGGTACCCACGACAGGGTATGGTTAAGTCCCTTTCGTCCTGATGTTCAAGAATTTATCCAGGCTTTGATTGTCGAAATTGTTGGTAAGTATGATATTGATGGGATTCAATTTGACGATCATTTTGGCTTACCTGGGGAATTAGGTTATGATGCCTACACCGTAGAACTATATAAAAAAGAACACAATGGGAAAGCACCTCCAAAAGATGCTAAAAACCCAGAGTGGGTGAGATGGCGCGCTAACAAGATTACAGAATATTTGAAGCGAGTATTTTTCGCAGTTAAGGCTGTAAAAAAAGATTGTATTATTTCTGTTGCACCTAATCCTCAGCGCTTTTCCTATGACTATTTCTTGGCAGATTGGGAACGCTGGGAAAGAATGGGATTAGTTGAAGATTTGGTATTGCAAATATATCGTGATGATCTCAAAGTGTTTAATGATGAGTTAAATCGTCCAGAGGTGAAAGCAGCACGTAAGCATATTCCTGTGAGTATTGGGATTTTGAGCGGTTTGAAGGCGAGATTTGTACCCATGCAACAAATTAAAACACAGGTGAAGAGTGTACGCGATCGCAAGTTCGCGGGAATGTCCTTTTTCTTCTACGAAACCCTATGGAATGTCACTAAGGAACCAGCTACAAAGCGTCAAAGGGAACTGAAAAATCTCTTTCCCACACCTGCGATTTACCCAAGGATCGGTACATAG
- a CDS encoding alkaline phosphatase → MLQLFPKKVIGLMVLSVALTLMFTPQLLAKTSGSGNVIFIHPDGTSAAHWGAARMLYKGPDARLNWDRMSNLAVYLGHIKNQLTATSNAGAVTHATGVKVNADSFGLDEAGKPVVALSGKPQTIMEEAIAAGKATAIINSGMIHEPGTGAFVAKSPSRRNFADITKQIVESGADVILGGGELWYLPKDKAGRHTTAQQSQRTDGINVIELAKKKGYTVVYTRDELLKLPTNTKKVLGIFAADDTYNDDTEENLKKQGLPLYVKSAPTVAQQLQVTLRLFSQRRNGFLIVLEEEGSDNFSNYNHAAGCMEAVKRADDAVGVAMDFIQKNPNTLLVTAADSDAGGLEVVGVTEKDFPLNKPVPEKSKNGSPWDGRDGTGTLPFVSAPDKQGKRFPFAVGWSTFGDNTGAIVAKAHGLNAQLLHGTVDNTDIYRLMYRTLFGKQLANKG, encoded by the coding sequence ATGTTACAGCTATTTCCGAAAAAAGTTATTGGTTTAATGGTTCTGAGTGTCGCCTTAACTTTAATGTTTACACCACAGTTATTAGCTAAGACTTCTGGCTCAGGTAATGTGATATTTATTCATCCTGATGGTACTAGTGCAGCTCATTGGGGGGCGGCGCGGATGCTCTACAAGGGACCGGATGCTAGGCTCAATTGGGATAGGATGTCTAATTTAGCCGTCTACCTGGGACATATTAAAAACCAACTCACGGCGACTTCTAACGCTGGTGCAGTGACTCACGCTACAGGGGTGAAGGTAAATGCTGATTCCTTTGGGTTGGATGAAGCGGGTAAACCAGTAGTGGCGCTGTCGGGTAAACCCCAGACAATTATGGAAGAAGCGATCGCCGCAGGTAAAGCAACTGCTATCATCAATTCGGGGATGATTCACGAACCGGGTACGGGTGCGTTTGTGGCTAAGTCACCTAGTCGCCGCAACTTTGCAGACATTACTAAACAAATCGTCGAGTCTGGTGCAGATGTAATCTTAGGCGGTGGTGAACTTTGGTATCTCCCCAAGGATAAAGCCGGGAGACACACCACAGCACAACAAAGTCAACGCACGGATGGGATTAATGTCATCGAGTTGGCAAAAAAGAAGGGTTACACCGTTGTTTACACCCGCGATGAGTTGCTAAAGTTACCCACAAATACCAAAAAAGTGTTAGGAATTTTTGCCGCAGATGATACTTACAACGACGACACAGAAGAAAATTTAAAAAAACAGGGTTTACCGTTGTATGTCAAGAGTGCGCCGACAGTCGCCCAACAGTTACAGGTGACTTTACGCCTGTTCTCTCAGAGGCGTAATGGCTTCTTGATTGTTTTGGAAGAAGAGGGTAGCGATAATTTTTCTAACTATAATCATGCAGCCGGTTGTATGGAAGCAGTGAAACGCGCTGATGATGCGGTTGGGGTAGCAATGGATTTTATTCAAAAGAACCCCAATACTTTGTTAGTCACCGCCGCCGATAGTGATGCTGGCGGTTTGGAAGTGGTGGGAGTAACAGAGAAAGACTTTCCCTTGAATAAACCAGTCCCAGAAAAAAGCAAAAATGGTTCACCTTGGGATGGTAGAGATGGAACTGGTACTTTACCGTTTGTTTCTGCACCAGACAAACAAGGTAAACGTTTTCCCTTTGCAGTCGGTTGGTCTACTTTCGGCGATAATACAGGAGCGATCGTTGCTAAGGCGCATGGTTTAAATGCTCAACTCTTACATGGCACAGTCGATAACACCGATATTTATCGCCTGATGTACCGTACCCTCTTTGGTAAGCAGTTGGCGAATAAGGGCTAG